In the genome of Bacteroidales bacterium, the window TTAGGAGGCCCAATAACCGAAGCCTATTATATACAAGGAATTAATACTATGAGAGAATTGGAAATTAATTTTAATGACCCTGATTATAAAACAGCTTATTTAATACGATCTTTTCAATTAGCTACCATGAAGAATTATCTTCCTTATAATATTATACATGATACCATGATGCTTTGTGGTATAATAAAATTATCAATTTTCTGGACTTCAATCAAAAAAATATCACATATCTTACTTAAATCTGATACACACACATTAGAAAGAGTGAAGATTGAAAAAATTCTAGAAAAAAATGGATTTTTCAAATATTTAGATAAAAGAAAAAATAATCAGAATTGAAATAGAAATTAATAATAAATATATAATTATTTTACTCTAGTATTGAACATATTTTATTTCTAAATATAAATAAAACGCCGACCTTTTATATAAATCATTGAAAATTAACGATCTAATGTGAACAAGATTTGGATTTTGCAAAATCATGTTTTATTTTTATAAAAAATTTACATTAAATAGAATATAAAATGGGAAGATTAAAAGGTGTTAAAACTAAAAGTGATTACCTAGAATGGAATACTTTATTGATATTGATTCACAAGCTTGAAAGAGATGGTGAGAATAAATTTGCTTTATTAATAGCCATTGGAGCATATACAGGATTAAGGATTGGGGATATCTTAAGTCTAAAGTGGTTTGATATTTTGGAGAAAGATTTTTTGGAAATAAATGAACAAAAAACCAAGAAATACAGAAAATTAAAGCTTAATGAAAATCTTAAGGAAATAATATCCAGATCATTCTCAAAACTACATTCTCCGGGTGTTGGTAAATATGTGTTTATTAATAGGTTTGATACTAAACCCATCTCCAGGGAATATGTTAATAGACGTTTAAAGGAAATATTTAAAAATTATAATATTAAAATTGGAAATGTAAGCTCTCATACTCTCAGAAAATCATTTGGGAGAAGAGTATTTGAGAATAATGATAATTCTGAGAAAAGCCTAATAATTCTTGGAGAAATGTTTAATCATGCTTCAATTAGCACTACTAAAATATATTTAGGGATAAGGGAGAAGGAGATATTTGATGTGTATGATGGGTTGTAAGGCTTAATTATATCATTTGGGGTAATGAAAATGTTATCAAACCGGCTTTGATATAGTAATAATCTCAATTTGCTAATTTACTTCACCGTAGTGTATTGAATTAGTGAATCATGGCAGAAAGAATGGTAGGTGTAAATGAAAAATATTAAAATGATTATTATTATCTGTTTTTATTTTTTATTCATTATTAAATTTTCATTGTATGTTTTGTTTTTAAATATAAAATATTGATCTTTACGAAAAAATTTAAAACGCGTTAATAAATTAACAAAGTCCAAATGAGGACACGGAAGGTGGATAATAAAGTACAACACCTATGCTTAAAAATATTAATTTATAATACCCCATTTGGATGTAATATTCAATTAAACCACCAAATACTTAATTTATAAGAAAATTACCTGCAAGGTTAAAAAAGACAAGAAGTACGAAAATTAAAACGAGGTAAAAAAAATAATTAGAAAATTGACAGACTGGAAAGATTTTGTTTTTTCAGACCCGCTTTTGCCCTTCGGGACAAATAGGGAAGCCAATGCACATTGCACACATTTGCAAATCTCACAAGCCTACCCACAAACCGAAATTTGCAAAAGAGCATAATTACAGTTGACACGCCGACTTAACAAATTATGAAGAAAATTACAGAAATAATACACAGATCACAAGAAATGAAACTACCACTTTACTTCCCATCAATTTCATCTGTTAAAACAAATTTTGATGTGATTGATTATCTTAAATTAATAAATGCCAGTGGTGTAGGTAATTTCTTGATGTCAGCATATGATATACATAACCAAGAAGAAACTACAAAACAAGAAATAATATCACTTTTAAAGGAGTTAAAACAAAAAGGAGTTGTTATTCTTATGGATAGTGGCAATTATGAAAGTTATTGGTATAAAGATAAAATTTGGAATATTGATTTACATAATGAAATATTAAAACTAGAATTAGTCAATTTCAATTTTTCGTTTGACAACCAAAACATAATGAATAAAAGTATCTCAGAGCTGACAAAAACCATTATTAACAATACAGTTAAGAATCAAGATGTTACGAACTCATTAATATCTCCAATTATTCACGCCTATAATAGTGATTTAGAAATAGTTTGTAAAAAAGTTGTAAATGAAATTAAACCCAAACTTATTGCCATTCCAGAAAGGATTCTTGGTGACGGAATAATTAGCAGAATAAATAAACTTAAACAAATCAGAAGAAGTTTAAATGAATTAGGCTTTTACACCCCAATTCACTTATTAGGCACTGGTAGTCCATTTTCATTACTATTATTCACTTGGGCAGGTGCTGATACCTATGATGGGTTAGAATGGTGTCAAACAACAATTGACCCCGTTACATTACAAACATATCACTTTCAGTTAAGAGAATTGTTTTACTTGAAGAATGAATTAAGTAATTATAGTAAAATGACTTTATTTAATAATTTAATGTTTTATTCTGATTTCAATAGAATTCTACAAAATGCACTTGAAAGTAACACTTTAAATGATTTACTTCTAAAATATTTTAATAAAGATTTTTTATCTAAATTAGCTTAATATGTTATTGAAGTCTTTTATATTAGAACAGGCAGTAAATAATATTCAACCAAAATTAAAATCAAAGCTGAACTCAGATTGTAATTGGGAAGCACTAACAGAACCCAGTCTCATGAGAGAACTTACTCTATGCTTGTTGAGCAGCAATGTCAAATATGAAATTGCAAGCCTTTATGTTGAAAAAATTCAAAAATCCAATTTATTCTATAATTGGTTGATAAATTTACCTAAAGAAACTGAAATATTCGAAATATTAAATTCATCGGTATTCTTTAATGAGAAAGCAATCAGATATCGTTTCCCAAAATTAAAAAGTCATCAACTTTACGAAACATTGATTTCGCTTTATTCTAATGGTAACAATTTAAAAACATTACTAAAAAATTCGCAGAATGGATATTATGCTAGAATAGCATTAGTTAATAGATGTAAAGGAATAGGAAATAAACAAGCAAGTATGTTTATAAGAAATATAGGATTCAGCAATGAACTCGCAATACTTGATACACATCTGATTGATTATCTTAAGTGTTTGAATATAATTTCCTCAGATATTTCAATTAATACAAATAAAAAATATCAAAATGTTGAAAAATTATACCTAACCTATGCAATAGAGAAGCAATATAATTTAAGAGTTCTTGACTTTGCAATATGGTCAGTAATGAAAGTATATAAATCTGAGTTCAATTAAATGAAAATAGTTACATTATTGTCAGGTGGATTAGATTCTTCATTGTTAGCTTGCCTAATTAATGAGGAAGGACTCAAGCAATTGCCGGTCTTTATTAATTATGGGCAATTAAATTTGAATAAAGAATTTGATTCATGTAAAAGAATATGCAACCTATTACATATCAAAGAACCTGAACAAATAGATTTGAGTGGATTTGGCAAATCAATTCAATCAGGTTTAACAAGTACATCTTTGAATATTAATGAAGATGCATTCTTACCCAATAGAAATGCCATGCTATTGCTTACTGCTTCAGCTTATGCTTATAAAAACAAATGTTCTCATATTGCAATAGGTGTCTTGGATGAGAAAAAATGTATTTTTCCAGATCAAACAAGATACTTTCTTAATAAAATGGAGGAACTAATTGAAATATCATTAGGAAAACAAATTCACATTTTGTCTCCTTTTATAGATTTGAATAAAGGAGAAATAATAGCTTTAGCAGAGAAAAAAGGAATTAATAACACATACTCTTGTCATGCAGGCACTGAGGAACCATGTGGGAAATGTATTTCATGTCTTGAATTTATTAACTTTAAAAATCTATAATTATGGGAGGTGGTGGTGGTCATTACTCAATTGGAGACCTTGGCGATATCGAAAGATTAGCTAAAAAAGAAATTCAAAAAGCTTCGGATCAAATTAAACGAAACGTATTTATTAGTTTCGACAGTGATGATTTAGATGAAGTTAATTTATTAAGAGGACAGGCAAAAAATGACAATTCAAATCTCGAATTCTCAGACAGATCTTTAAAAGAACCTTTCAACAGTGAGAATGAAGATTATATTAAAAGAGGAATTCGTGAGAAAATTGATCAGGCATCAGTTACTGTAATTTACCTTACCGATAATTCTGCTACAAGTAATTGGGTTAACTGGGAAATTGAAGAAAGCCTTAAAAAAGGAAAAGGAGTTATAGGTGTCTATAAAGGAGATAAGCCCCCTCAAAAACTGCCAGCAGCATTTAAAGCAAATAATCTAACTGCAATAAAATGGCAACATAAAGCATTAAGTGATGCAATTGACAAAGCGGCTGAAGAAAGATAATTGATATAATCAAATGAAATCAAAAGATTATCCGGGCTTGTACCAATCAGCGGATAGAGCATCTAATAGTACCCAAAGTGCTTATATTAAAGCGATTCTTTTTTATATTTTATTATTGATACTAAGTACAATTCTTACACAATTTGCACCAAAGAATTCTTGTTGGGGCATAATTGCCGCTGTTTTTATGAAAAAGGATTTTATATTGATGAGGATTACTATAATGGAGTAAATGTGGCATTTTTACACCTTGTTATAGCAAATGAAACCAAAGATAAAAATGAGACAATATCAGGTTTTATGCAGTCACAGAAGATTTATAAAAAGGTAATAGAAGTTTGTAATGCCCTAATACGTAGTAAAAGTTTTCATGATAGGGGAGATAGATTGTGGATTTATCAATCTAACGCACAGGCTTATTGAGGGACTGGTGAAAAGAAAAAATATAGAGATTATCTACAAATAATTCAAAGTCTATCTAAAGACTCATTTGATAATAATACTTTCAAAGAACAAAATGAGAAGTTATTAAGGCTTTTAAAAATTGTTAAAGAAAAAATAAAAATAATATGATAAATCAAATTATAATTATATTATCTATATTATCTTTTATAACAATTGGATACTTAGTTAAAAAGCAGGAGAATCAATCAATAAGTGATTTTACAATAAGTAGAAATAGGTTAAAATGGTTTCCTATTTCTGCGGGAATAAGTATGACGTTTACTGGGGGAGCAGCGCTAATAAATATGCCGTCTTTAGGTTATACATTCAGTTGGTATAATTTGGTTGATCCAATTGCTGTTATTAGTGGTCTCCTAATAGTTATTTTTTTTATTAAACAATACCGTGAAGATAATGGGGTTACAATTTCCGATTTATTATCAAAGGTAGACAGAAAATTATCTATCTTAATAGGCATTATTACTACGGTTGTTTTTTTATTATTTATTGCAGCCCAATTTGTAGCGTTATCAAAATTATTGATGCCTTACTTCCCGTCTGTTAATCCAATTATTCTAACAATAATTCCATCAACATTAATATTTTCCTATGTTTTTCTTGGTGGTTTTGTGTCAGTAACAAGAACTGATATTATGCAATTCTTTTTCATTGCATTTCTTTTTATTATCCCAGTCGCTTATTTTTTCCTTTTTAAGGAAGCTCATATATTGAAAACTAATCATACACAACCTACTTTTCAAGCAATGCCGATGAATTTAATAATTTTACTTGCTTTTCCATTACTTTATATTCCCTTTTCTCAAGATATTAACATTCGGGCAAAATCTGCAGTCACAAAAAGACAAGCAACGTTAGGTGTAATTTGGGGCGGAATATTCTACTCTTTAATTATTATTTCATCAACCTATATTGGGATAACACTTGCAAAGAATGGAATTATTTTGGATGATACTGAAAAAGCATTTTCGACATTTTTTAAAGAATATTATCCCCATATAGGAATAATTGCTATTATTGCTACTCTTGCTGCTATTGTTTCTTCTCTTGATTCATATTCATTGAATGCAATATCTTCAATGTCAAATGATATATTGCTTAAACTTAATCCATTTAAAGAAAAGAAACAAAAAGTCTTTATTAAAATCTCTGCGATATTAGTTTTTATTTTATCCCTTGGGATTGCTTTATTCTTTAATAAAGTATTAACCTTAATATTAACGGCTCTATTAATATATATTTCCACATTAGTTCCCATAGCATTTGGAAGAAAATTCAAGTTGCCAGATTCATATATATTTACTTCTTCTGTTCTATTAATTATTTCTATTATTGTTATAGAACTATTCAAAGTTGAGCTGTCTCCTAAAGCTATAATTTATCCCGGTTTGGGTGTATTATTTATGATATCATTTTTAATAATTAAAAGAGTTAAAAATAATTAACTATGAGAATTTTTATTGCAAGCTCGAGTAAACATCTTGAGGATAAAGAATATGGTAAACCTTATGGAACAAATTATACTACCCCAATGAGTTTAGCATCTAATTTAACACAAAAACTTAGGGAAAGTAAACTTCACACTGTTAAACCTTGGTGGGAAAACGGTGTTCTTAAGTTTGGCAATGGCTTTTTAGAGAGTATTATTAAAATGACTAACATATGTAACGGTGGAATCTTCATTTTCGGGAAAGATGAAGAGAAAGTTGATTCAGAAGGAGAAGGTTCCAAATTTGGAACTAGGGATAATGTTTTAATAGAAAGTGGAATGTTTATAAGTAAATATGGAATTAATAGAACATGTATTTTAGTTGAGGAATGGAATAAAGGAGGTGAGAAACATTGTGTTACAATTCCATTTGATTATAGAGGAGTTAAACATATTCGTTTTAACAAAGGAGAAAGCATTAGTATAAGAACTGCTATTAATGACACAGTTACCTTTTTTGATGAGGAATTTGATATTGGAATAAACCTAAAAAAAGTTACAGCATTTTGCAACATTGAATTACCTATCAATATAGTAAACAATACTAATGGATTTGAAAATTGGTGCTCCAAAGCTTTATATATTGGTTACCAGAGTGCAAAATGCTGGAGTGATATAGAATTACATAATGATTATAAAGGGAAAAAAGATCTTCAAATATTCGAAGGACTATTTAATGAGATTGAAATAAAATTTAACTATCCACCGATAGAAAATGTAATTTCTTTAGGTTCAGGAGTTGGTGAAATTGATAGAAGGATAATTAATTTTCTTTTTTCAGAATCTGGATTCAATAAGCTAAATTACATCCCAATAGATATAAATCCATATCTTGCATTAATGGCAACAAAAACAATATTTGAAGATAACAGTAAAATTGACGTACCATATATTATCATTTATGATTTTGAAAAAGATTTAAATGATATTGGGCACATAATTTCAGAAAAGATAAAGATTAAAGAGCAAAAAAATATTTATTTTATGCTTGGCGGCACGTTTACAAACTTATCCAAAACTGAGTATGAATTTGTAACGGGGTTGAAAGGATGGATGTCTGATAATGACTATCTGCTAATTGATATTTTTACAAAATCTATTTTATATGATAGTTACTCTGAAAAACTAAATTTTGTTTTCAGGAAAGAAGAAAATGAAAATATATTAATAAACAGTATTCAGTGTAAAAACACTAAGCTTGTAGCTAATGAAATACACACAAAATATCCAGAGAAAAGGAGTGAATCTATCGATGAATTGGCAAAGAAACTTTTGAACAATATTGAAATAAAATCATCAATTAGCGATGGGATAAAAAATACTACTTTAAATGTATATAAATATAAAGAGACTGATCAAACCTTATTTACTGTTAAGAAATATTTTTTTGAAGATTTTAAATTCTTCTTAGAAAAACATTTCACAATTGTCTCATTTGCTGAGGGCGAAATTGATAATCAAATTAATCAGGGCCGAGGTGTATTTATAGTAAGAACGAAAATTGAACAGGAAAAGAACAATTACAAAAGGTTAAGAGATGAGAAGAAATTAATATATGAGGATTTCAGTAAAAAAGTATCCGAGTTAATTAAGAAAATAAAAGCGATTGAAAAAAATACTAAAGATGCATTTGAAACTGAACGCTTTAGTGATGAATATGAAAAATTGTTAACTTGTTACAAAAGTAATTTAGAAAATTTGGTATAAATTTTGGAGTCATTAATAAAAACTACATACAATGAAAAATATAACCTCAAATGAATTTGTTTGCATTGCAAAAGGCACTAATATTCTATTAAAGAATGGTAAGACACAAGAAATTGAAAAAATTATTTTAGGAACTGAAATAAAGAATTTCAATGTTAATCACAATACTGTTGAAATTGCATGTGTAGAAAAAATAGCTATTTCAATACATTCGATATTAATTACTGTATTTTTCTCTAATGATACCCTAATAAAAAGTACACAAGACCACCCATATTGGGTTGTTGGTAAAGGATGGTGTTCTTTGGATACTACAAGCACATTAGAAAAATATAATTTGAATGTAAACAAATTAATAATAGGAGATAAATGCCTTTATTTTGATGGAGAGAAATTGGAGAATGTAATTATTAAAAATATAGTAACAGAAATAGGGAAATTTGAAATGTATAACATATCAGGTGGTGTGAATCGTTGCTTCTTTGCCAATGGAATTTTAGTCCACGATGAAAACTTAATGGAATTAGACCTTTCAGACCATGAAGTAGAATTTCAGATTGCAGAATCAATATAAAACTGATAAAATAAAAATTACCAATGCTCACAGCATGTACATTGCCAAGTCGCTAATACCATACTCACAATCCAAAACTTGTCAAAGATTTTGGCTGTCTGCCAACGCTTTTTTGCCCACGCAGAAAACAAAATTGGGTTAGTGTTAACTTGAATATGAATTGAATATAAACTAAAATGAAGAAAACCCAGCAGGTAATAAATAGCCTTCAAACGGTGCGTAGCACCCAGTTTGAAGCAGATGTTGAACTAAATCCATAGCTCATTCTAAAACCGCCATTTCTTGCAAAATAGAATCCATTTCAATTAAATGCTTCTCATCATTTTATTATTTTATAGTCAATAATTTATTTTGTTTAACAAATTTTCTTAAATTGCACATAATAAACCAACAACTATACAAAATGAGAAGTCTATTAAAAATTTTATGGACAATTTTTATTACTTTTATTTTAAGTGGATTAATAATAATACTTATTGTTGTTCCAAATAATGAAATTTTCAAATCATTTTCTGATTTCGCTTCAATATTCTTATCATCAGCAACTATACTCTTAGTGATCATTTCACTTTTAAAACAGAATATTGAAAATTCTAAATCAAAAATTGAAAATCATTTTTTTAATATGCTCAATTATCATAACGATAATGTGAAATCTTTATGTATAACTGATATTAAAACGAAAACTAAAACAAAAGAAAAAGTTGAAGGTAGAAGAGCATTTCTAATATTTCGATCGCAATTATCTAGGCTTTTAGATATAGTTGAAAAAATTAATTCTGAATTAGAACTTAATTTAGATAATGATAAAATTATTGATATCGCTTATATTTGTTACCAGAAAACAAATATGCTG includes:
- a CDS encoding 7-cyano-7-deazaguanine synthase; amino-acid sequence: MKIVTLLSGGLDSSLLACLINEEGLKQLPVFINYGQLNLNKEFDSCKRICNLLHIKEPEQIDLSGFGKSIQSGLTSTSLNINEDAFLPNRNAMLLLTASAYAYKNKCSHIAIGVLDEKKCIFPDQTRYFLNKMEELIEISLGKQIHILSPFIDLNKGEIIALAEKKGINNTYSCHAGTEEPCGKCISCLEFINFKNL
- a CDS encoding TIR domain-containing protein, with translation MGGGGGHYSIGDLGDIERLAKKEIQKASDQIKRNVFISFDSDDLDEVNLLRGQAKNDNSNLEFSDRSLKEPFNSENEDYIKRGIREKIDQASVTVIYLTDNSATSNWVNWEIEESLKKGKGVIGVYKGDKPPQKLPAAFKANNLTAIKWQHKALSDAIDKAAEER
- a CDS encoding L-histidine N(alpha)-methyltransferase; amino-acid sequence: MRIFIASSSKHLEDKEYGKPYGTNYTTPMSLASNLTQKLRESKLHTVKPWWENGVLKFGNGFLESIIKMTNICNGGIFIFGKDEEKVDSEGEGSKFGTRDNVLIESGMFISKYGINRTCILVEEWNKGGEKHCVTIPFDYRGVKHIRFNKGESISIRTAINDTVTFFDEEFDIGINLKKVTAFCNIELPINIVNNTNGFENWCSKALYIGYQSAKCWSDIELHNDYKGKKDLQIFEGLFNEIEIKFNYPPIENVISLGSGVGEIDRRIINFLFSESGFNKLNYIPIDINPYLALMATKTIFEDNSKIDVPYIIIYDFEKDLNDIGHIISEKIKIKEQKNIYFMLGGTFTNLSKTEYEFVTGLKGWMSDNDYLLIDIFTKSILYDSYSEKLNFVFRKEENENILINSIQCKNTKLVANEIHTKYPEKRSESIDELAKKLLNNIEIKSSISDGIKNTTLNVYKYKETDQTLFTVKKYFFEDFKFFLEKHFTIVSFAEGEIDNQINQGRGVFIVRTKIEQEKNNYKRLRDEKKLIYEDFSKKVSELIKKIKAIEKNTKDAFETERFSDEYEKLLTCYKSNLENLV
- a CDS encoding tyrosine-type recombinase/integrase, with protein sequence MGRLKGVKTKSDYLEWNTLLILIHKLERDGENKFALLIAIGAYTGLRIGDILSLKWFDILEKDFLEINEQKTKKYRKLKLNENLKEIISRSFSKLHSPGVGKYVFINRFDTKPISREYVNRRLKEIFKNYNIKIGNVSSHTLRKSFGRRVFENNDNSEKSLIILGEMFNHASISTTKIYLGIREKEIFDVYDGL